The Chiloscyllium punctatum isolate Juve2018m chromosome 30, sChiPun1.3, whole genome shotgun sequence genome includes a region encoding these proteins:
- the LOC140455317 gene encoding nuclear factor 7, ovary-like isoform X3, whose product MASRQHAASLTDEAICPICLDFFTDPVTLDCGHNFCRCCITQSWEKKEINSCPECREEVPERNLRVNRVLANLAEEARKLKLDPTEEERKPHCEEHQRELKLFCQTDSKLLCEVCVVKQEHRDHRLLRLKEAVDIYKDQLQSSLDSLKGKKWTVLQTELKQKRKISEVRQQASSLQTHITSEFTKMHQILTEKEQRLLRDLREEEERIVEPMEKNLREIQENLNSIEEELSKLQKQAEQTDEAIFLRRQASRKRSPSMSDFGSKHSEYPACRVWEPDQCESRKKTAFASRQPQEV is encoded by the exons ATGGCTTCCAGACAGCATGCAGCGAGTTTGACTGATGAGGCAATTTGTCCCATTTGTCTGGATTTCTTCACCGATCCGGTTACACTGGATTGTGGGCACAACTTCTGCCGCTGCTGTATCACCCAGAGTTGGGAAAAGAAggagataaactcctgtccgGAATGCAGAGAGGAGGTTCCGGAAAGAAACCTCAGGGTAAATCGGGTCTTAGCGAATCTGGCCGAGGAGGCTCGAAAATTAAAGCTGGATCCGACAGAGGAGGAAAGAAAACCTCACTGTGAGGAACACCAGAGAGAATTAAAGCTGTTTTGTCAAACTGACAGCAAACTCCTCTGCGAGGTTTGTGTGGTTAAGCAAGAGCACAGAGACCACCGCTTGCTGCGCCTGAAAGAAGCCGTTGACATCTACAag GATCAGTTGCAGTCTTCCTTAGATTCTCTCAAAGGGAAAAAATGGACGGTTCTGCAAACGGAACTGAAGCAGAAACGGAAGATTTCCGAAGTGAGG CAACAGGCGAGCAGTCTGCAGACCCACATCACATCCGAGTTCACTAAAATGCATCAGATTCTCACTGAGAAAGAGCAGCGTTTACTCAGAGATCTCAGGGAAGAAGAGGAGAGGATTGTGGAACCGATGGAGAAAAACCTTCGAGAGATTCAGGAGAATTTAAATTCTATTGAGGAGGAACTCTCAAAGTTGCAAAAACAGGCGGAGCAAACAGACGAGGCAATTTTTCTCAGG CGGCAAGCTTCTCGAAAGAGAAG TCCCAGCATGTCTGACTTTGGATCCAAACACAGCGAATATCCAGCTTGTCGTGTCTGGGAACCAGATCAATGTGAGAGCAGAAAAAAGACGGCATTTGCCTCGCGACAACCCCAAGAGGTTTGA
- the LOC140455317 gene encoding nuclear factor 7, ovary-like isoform X2 — MASRQHAASLTDEAICPICLDFFTDPVTLDCGHNFCRCCITQSWEKKEINSCPECREEVPERNLRVNRVLANLAEEARKLKLDPTEEERKPHCEEHQRELKLFCQTDSKLLCEVCVVKQEHRDHRLLRLKEAVDIYKDQLQSSLDSLKGKKWTVLQTELKQKRKISEVRASSLQTHITSEFTKMHQILTEKEQRLLRDLREEEERIVEPMEKNLREIQENLNSIEEELSKLQKQAEQTDEAIFLRRQASRKRRISDDSHVLSVADGTLTIGKFKGPLQYTAWRDMLNSINPVPACLTLDPNTANIQLVVSGNQINVRAEKRRHLPRDNPKRFDPQPFVLGSEGYTAGRHYWEVEVREKTLCKVGVAQESVKRKGNIDLKPENGYWIFWPSPKSNYETSTSPSRATHNPIEKQWKVGVFLDYEGGQVSFYNVDTMSHLHTFIHTFTEKIFPIFGMAPNIREKSSAMLRICGIKGH; from the exons ATGGCTTCCAGACAGCATGCAGCGAGTTTGACTGATGAGGCAATTTGTCCCATTTGTCTGGATTTCTTCACCGATCCGGTTACACTGGATTGTGGGCACAACTTCTGCCGCTGCTGTATCACCCAGAGTTGGGAAAAGAAggagataaactcctgtccgGAATGCAGAGAGGAGGTTCCGGAAAGAAACCTCAGGGTAAATCGGGTCTTAGCGAATCTGGCCGAGGAGGCTCGAAAATTAAAGCTGGATCCGACAGAGGAGGAAAGAAAACCTCACTGTGAGGAACACCAGAGAGAATTAAAGCTGTTTTGTCAAACTGACAGCAAACTCCTCTGCGAGGTTTGTGTGGTTAAGCAAGAGCACAGAGACCACCGCTTGCTGCGCCTGAAAGAAGCCGTTGACATCTACAag GATCAGTTGCAGTCTTCCTTAGATTCTCTCAAAGGGAAAAAATGGACGGTTCTGCAAACGGAACTGAAGCAGAAACGGAAGATTTCCGAAGTGAGG GCGAGCAGTCTGCAGACCCACATCACATCCGAGTTCACTAAAATGCATCAGATTCTCACTGAGAAAGAGCAGCGTTTACTCAGAGATCTCAGGGAAGAAGAGGAGAGGATTGTGGAACCGATGGAGAAAAACCTTCGAGAGATTCAGGAGAATTTAAATTCTATTGAGGAGGAACTCTCAAAGTTGCAAAAACAGGCGGAGCAAACAGACGAGGCAATTTTTCTCAGG CGGCAAGCTTCTCGAAAGAGAAG GATTAGTGATGACAGTCACGTGCTGTCAGTAGCAGATGGCACCCTTACTATTGGGAAGTTCAAAGGACCTTTACAGTACACAGCATGGAGAGATATGTTAAACTCCATTAACCCCG TCCCAGCATGTCTGACTTTGGATCCAAACACAGCGAATATCCAGCTTGTCGTGTCTGGGAACCAGATCAATGTGAGAGCAGAAAAAAGACGGCATTTGCCTCGCGACAACCCCAAGAGGTTTGATCCCCAGCCCTTTGTACTGGGATCCGAGGGATACACAGCCGGGAGACATTACTGGgaggtggaggtgagggagaaaaCCCTGTGTAAAGTGGGAGTGGCCCAAGAGTCTGTCAAGAGGAAAGGAAACATTGATTTGAAACCTGAGAATGGATACTGGATTTTCTGGCCATCCCCCAAAAGCAATTATGAAACTTCCACATCACCTTCGAGGGCAACTCACAACCCGATCGAGAAACAATGGAAAGTTGGGGTTTTCCTGGATTATGAGGGTGGACAGGTCTCATTTTATAATGTGGACACCATGTCCCATCTCCATACTTTTATCCACACTTTCACTGAGAAGATCTTTCCTATCTTCGGCATGGCACCTAACATCAGAGAGAAAAGCTCAGCAATGCTGAGAATCTGTGGGATTAAAGGGCACTGA
- the LOC140455317 gene encoding nuclear factor 7, ovary-like isoform X1: MASRQHAASLTDEAICPICLDFFTDPVTLDCGHNFCRCCITQSWEKKEINSCPECREEVPERNLRVNRVLANLAEEARKLKLDPTEEERKPHCEEHQRELKLFCQTDSKLLCEVCVVKQEHRDHRLLRLKEAVDIYKDQLQSSLDSLKGKKWTVLQTELKQKRKISEVRQQASSLQTHITSEFTKMHQILTEKEQRLLRDLREEEERIVEPMEKNLREIQENLNSIEEELSKLQKQAEQTDEAIFLRRQASRKRRISDDSHVLSVADGTLTIGKFKGPLQYTAWRDMLNSINPVPACLTLDPNTANIQLVVSGNQINVRAEKRRHLPRDNPKRFDPQPFVLGSEGYTAGRHYWEVEVREKTLCKVGVAQESVKRKGNIDLKPENGYWIFWPSPKSNYETSTSPSRATHNPIEKQWKVGVFLDYEGGQVSFYNVDTMSHLHTFIHTFTEKIFPIFGMAPNIREKSSAMLRICGIKGH; this comes from the exons ATGGCTTCCAGACAGCATGCAGCGAGTTTGACTGATGAGGCAATTTGTCCCATTTGTCTGGATTTCTTCACCGATCCGGTTACACTGGATTGTGGGCACAACTTCTGCCGCTGCTGTATCACCCAGAGTTGGGAAAAGAAggagataaactcctgtccgGAATGCAGAGAGGAGGTTCCGGAAAGAAACCTCAGGGTAAATCGGGTCTTAGCGAATCTGGCCGAGGAGGCTCGAAAATTAAAGCTGGATCCGACAGAGGAGGAAAGAAAACCTCACTGTGAGGAACACCAGAGAGAATTAAAGCTGTTTTGTCAAACTGACAGCAAACTCCTCTGCGAGGTTTGTGTGGTTAAGCAAGAGCACAGAGACCACCGCTTGCTGCGCCTGAAAGAAGCCGTTGACATCTACAag GATCAGTTGCAGTCTTCCTTAGATTCTCTCAAAGGGAAAAAATGGACGGTTCTGCAAACGGAACTGAAGCAGAAACGGAAGATTTCCGAAGTGAGG CAACAGGCGAGCAGTCTGCAGACCCACATCACATCCGAGTTCACTAAAATGCATCAGATTCTCACTGAGAAAGAGCAGCGTTTACTCAGAGATCTCAGGGAAGAAGAGGAGAGGATTGTGGAACCGATGGAGAAAAACCTTCGAGAGATTCAGGAGAATTTAAATTCTATTGAGGAGGAACTCTCAAAGTTGCAAAAACAGGCGGAGCAAACAGACGAGGCAATTTTTCTCAGG CGGCAAGCTTCTCGAAAGAGAAG GATTAGTGATGACAGTCACGTGCTGTCAGTAGCAGATGGCACCCTTACTATTGGGAAGTTCAAAGGACCTTTACAGTACACAGCATGGAGAGATATGTTAAACTCCATTAACCCCG TCCCAGCATGTCTGACTTTGGATCCAAACACAGCGAATATCCAGCTTGTCGTGTCTGGGAACCAGATCAATGTGAGAGCAGAAAAAAGACGGCATTTGCCTCGCGACAACCCCAAGAGGTTTGATCCCCAGCCCTTTGTACTGGGATCCGAGGGATACACAGCCGGGAGACATTACTGGgaggtggaggtgagggagaaaaCCCTGTGTAAAGTGGGAGTGGCCCAAGAGTCTGTCAAGAGGAAAGGAAACATTGATTTGAAACCTGAGAATGGATACTGGATTTTCTGGCCATCCCCCAAAAGCAATTATGAAACTTCCACATCACCTTCGAGGGCAACTCACAACCCGATCGAGAAACAATGGAAAGTTGGGGTTTTCCTGGATTATGAGGGTGGACAGGTCTCATTTTATAATGTGGACACCATGTCCCATCTCCATACTTTTATCCACACTTTCACTGAGAAGATCTTTCCTATCTTCGGCATGGCACCTAACATCAGAGAGAAAAGCTCAGCAATGCTGAGAATCTGTGGGATTAAAGGGCACTGA